Proteins found in one Pocillopora verrucosa isolate sample1 chromosome 12, ASM3666991v2, whole genome shotgun sequence genomic segment:
- the LOC136277259 gene encoding angiopoietin-related protein 7-like — protein sequence MHFFAVFLGDSVCNTKRMTMRGIQQGTGAALLLLALFANYQIIPSTSAAPINCQKNTAVCIEEIMKELTQVRFGIKILTENKALVRSKNCAELYKSGRRISGVYAIDPDGSGAFDVYCDHTTAGGGWTVIQKRMDGSVDFNRTWNEYKHGFGNLVGEFWLGLDKINRLTRNKTKNKLRVDLGVKNGKTVHPEYSWFGIGNETAEYKLHIGNFINATVSPDSLSPHGDFVFGTWDRDPAGCTQKRGGGWWYGNSSKCAVWSNLNGIYPRCGYKTWANIHWGRLVLTSAARSAPTSTEMKIRPVKFMHEA from the exons ATGCATTTTTTCGCAGTGTTTCTAGGTGATAGCGTATGCAACACCAAAAGAATGACAATGAGAGGTATTCAACAAGGAACGG GTGCAGCTCTACTGCTCTTGGCACTTTTTGCGAATTATCAAATTATACCATCAACCAGTGCAGCTCCAATAAATTGCCAGAAGAACACTGCTGTCTGCATAGAAGAAATTATGAAGGAACTGACCCAAGTTCGATTTGGGATTAAAATTCTCACGGAGAACAAAGCATTGGTGAGAT CTAAAAACTGtgctgagctgtacaaatccGGTCGAAGGATCAGCGGCGTTTACGCAATCGACCCAGATGGTTCAGGCGCCTTCGATGTATATTGTGACCATACAACAGCTGGTGGGggatggacagtgatccagaaGAGAATGGATGGCTCCGTTGATTTCAACCGCACCTGGAATGAATACAAacatggcttcggtaacttgGTCGGTGAGTTCTGGCTCGGACTGGATAAAATAAACCGTCTCAcaagaaacaagacaaaaaacaagcttcgagtagatctgggagtaaaaaatgggaaaactgTTCACCCTGAGTATAGCTGGTTTGGCATTGGAAACGAGACAGCTGAGTACAAGCTGCACATTGGCAATTTTATAA aCGCCACTGTTTCCCCCGATTCCCTAAGTCCTCACGGAGATTTCGTTTTCGGTACCTGGGATAGGGATCCCGCTGGTTGTACTCAAAAAAGAGGTGGAGGCTGGTGGTATGGCAACAGTAGTAAATGTGCTGTTTggtcaaatctcaatggtattTATCCGCGTTGTGGATATAAAACCTGGGCCAATATTCACTGGGGAAGATTAGTTCTTACCAGTGCCGCGAGAAGCGCTCCAACTTCAACTGAAATGAAGATTAGACCAGTAAAATTTATGCACGAGGCCTAA